One stretch of Mangifera indica cultivar Alphonso chromosome 9, CATAS_Mindica_2.1, whole genome shotgun sequence DNA includes these proteins:
- the LOC123224889 gene encoding zinc finger protein BALDIBIS-like isoform X1, whose product MISQDGLSVPSTIKAFVQEPNSNPNPNPNTSQLKRKRNLPGNPDPDAEVVALSPKSLMATNRFICEICNKGFQRDQNLQLHRRGHNLPWKLKQRTNKEVKKKVYLCPEKTCVHHDPSRALGDLTGIKKHYSRKHGEKKWKCEKCSKKYAVQSDWKAHSKICGTREYRCDCGTLFSRKDSFITHRAFCDALAEESARFTPISSTNPNFRIDFGTSNNPQLPQFSSVFRPQSAGPQLVGNLGVDGQKPRRPLWLDQANSQLKPTGNIASNSNSILTPNSSSLPELAQMTPLSMYPLSQMQWFNKYPEASFAGANLSISSALPRGPKEEEEFKGSYNLSEYISPLYPNNQSHQQAPAHMSATALLQKAAQMGSTRSNPAMSSSTGFGLMSSLSSYDQDKNNEVNKFLKQPNQSVQNLNELMNSLSSSAIGVAGASSGDLNSSTLMINTKNNIDHLLMPTNGRQSQTIPTETLNGGNSNEAERSLTRDFLGVGGHHDQISRPFSQLELAKFMDLSQYSAHQ is encoded by the exons ATGATTTCTCAAGATGGTCTTTCGGTTCCTTCTACAATTAAAGCCTTTGTTCAAGAACCCAActcaaaccctaaccctaatccTAATACAAGTCAgttgaagaggaagagaaattTACCGGGAAATCCAG ATCCAGATGCAGAAGTTGTAGCTTTATCTCCAAAGTCTCTCATGGCCACCAACCGATTCATCTGTGAAATTTGCAACAAGGGTTTCCAAAGAGACCAGAACTTGCAGCTTCATCGAAGAGGCCACAATCTTCCATGGAAGCTAAAGCAAAGAACAAATAAAGAAGTTAAAAAGAAGGTGTATCTTTGCCCAGAAAAGACCTGCGTACACCATGACCCATCAAGAGCCCTAGGTGACCTTACAGGAATAAAGAAACACTATAGCAGAAAACATGGAGAAAAGAAGTGGAAGTGCGAGAAATGTTCAAAGAAGTATGCAGTTCAGTCAGATTGGAAAGCTCATAGTAAGATCTGTGGCACGAGAGAGTACAGATGTGACTGTGGCACACTCTTTTCCAG GAAGGACAGCTTTATCACCCACAGAGCTTTTTGTGATGCTTTAGCTGAAGAAAGTGCGAGGTTCACTCCCATTTCGTCTACCAATCCAAATTTTAGAATCGACTTCGGAACAAGCAATAATCCTCAACTTCCTCAATTTTCATCTGTTTTTAGGCCGCAGTCTGCAGGACCGCAGCTCGTTGGCAATCTCGGTGTAGATGGCCAAAAGCCGAGGCGACCGCTATGGCTAGACCAAGCCAATTCTCAACTCAAGCCAACTGGGAATATCGCTAGTAATTCTAATTCTATTTTGACACCAAACTCTTCAAGCTTGCCCGAGTTGGCACAAATGACACCGTTGAGTATGTACCCCTTGTCCCAAATGCAGTGGTTCAACAAGTACCCTGAAGCATCATTTGCAGGAGCCAATCTCTCTATATCATCAGCATTGCCTCGGGGACCCAAAGAGGAAGAGGAATTCAAGGGTTCATATAACTTGTCTGAGTACATTTCGCCTTTGTATCCGAATAACCAGAGTCACCAACAAGCCCCAGCTCACATGTCAGCCACTGCGCTCTTGCAAAAAGCGGCACAAATGGGATCTACGAGAAGCAACCCGGCGATGAGCAGTAGCACTGGGTTTGGGTTAATGAGTTCTTTGTCTTCTTATGACCAGGACAAGAATAATGAAGTCAACAAGTTTTTAAAGCAACCGAATCAATCTGTTCAGAACTTGAACGAGTTAATgaattctttatcttcttcCGCCATTGGAGTCGCTGGGGCGTCCTCGGGAGATCTAAATTCAAGCACTTTAATGATTAACACCAAGAACAATATAGATCATCTGTTAATGCCAACAAATGGAAGGCAAAGTCAAACAATTCCAACTGAAACTCTGAATGGAGGTAATTCAAATGAAGCTGAAAGAAGTTTAACAAGAGATTTTCTGGGTGTAGGAGGCCATCATGACCAGATCAGCAGGCCATTCTCTCAGCTAGAGCTCGCAAAGTTCATGGATTTGAGCCAGTACAGTGCACATCAGTGA
- the LOC123224889 gene encoding zinc finger protein BALDIBIS-like isoform X2 yields the protein MISQDGLSVPSTIKAFVQEPNSNPNPNPNTSQLKRKRNLPGNPDPDAEVVALSPKSLMATNRFICEICNKGFQRDQNLQLHRRGHNLPWKLKQRTNKEVKKKVYLCPEKTCVHHDPSRALGDLTGIKKHYSRKHGEKKWKCEKCSKKYAVQSDWKAHSKICGTREYRCDCGTLFSRKDSFITHRAFCDALAEESARPQSAGPQLVGNLGVDGQKPRRPLWLDQANSQLKPTGNIASNSNSILTPNSSSLPELAQMTPLSMYPLSQMQWFNKYPEASFAGANLSISSALPRGPKEEEEFKGSYNLSEYISPLYPNNQSHQQAPAHMSATALLQKAAQMGSTRSNPAMSSSTGFGLMSSLSSYDQDKNNEVNKFLKQPNQSVQNLNELMNSLSSSAIGVAGASSGDLNSSTLMINTKNNIDHLLMPTNGRQSQTIPTETLNGGNSNEAERSLTRDFLGVGGHHDQISRPFSQLELAKFMDLSQYSAHQ from the exons ATGATTTCTCAAGATGGTCTTTCGGTTCCTTCTACAATTAAAGCCTTTGTTCAAGAACCCAActcaaaccctaaccctaatccTAATACAAGTCAgttgaagaggaagagaaattTACCGGGAAATCCAG ATCCAGATGCAGAAGTTGTAGCTTTATCTCCAAAGTCTCTCATGGCCACCAACCGATTCATCTGTGAAATTTGCAACAAGGGTTTCCAAAGAGACCAGAACTTGCAGCTTCATCGAAGAGGCCACAATCTTCCATGGAAGCTAAAGCAAAGAACAAATAAAGAAGTTAAAAAGAAGGTGTATCTTTGCCCAGAAAAGACCTGCGTACACCATGACCCATCAAGAGCCCTAGGTGACCTTACAGGAATAAAGAAACACTATAGCAGAAAACATGGAGAAAAGAAGTGGAAGTGCGAGAAATGTTCAAAGAAGTATGCAGTTCAGTCAGATTGGAAAGCTCATAGTAAGATCTGTGGCACGAGAGAGTACAGATGTGACTGTGGCACACTCTTTTCCAG GAAGGACAGCTTTATCACCCACAGAGCTTTTTGTGATGCTTTAGCTGAAGAAAGTGCGAG GCCGCAGTCTGCAGGACCGCAGCTCGTTGGCAATCTCGGTGTAGATGGCCAAAAGCCGAGGCGACCGCTATGGCTAGACCAAGCCAATTCTCAACTCAAGCCAACTGGGAATATCGCTAGTAATTCTAATTCTATTTTGACACCAAACTCTTCAAGCTTGCCCGAGTTGGCACAAATGACACCGTTGAGTATGTACCCCTTGTCCCAAATGCAGTGGTTCAACAAGTACCCTGAAGCATCATTTGCAGGAGCCAATCTCTCTATATCATCAGCATTGCCTCGGGGACCCAAAGAGGAAGAGGAATTCAAGGGTTCATATAACTTGTCTGAGTACATTTCGCCTTTGTATCCGAATAACCAGAGTCACCAACAAGCCCCAGCTCACATGTCAGCCACTGCGCTCTTGCAAAAAGCGGCACAAATGGGATCTACGAGAAGCAACCCGGCGATGAGCAGTAGCACTGGGTTTGGGTTAATGAGTTCTTTGTCTTCTTATGACCAGGACAAGAATAATGAAGTCAACAAGTTTTTAAAGCAACCGAATCAATCTGTTCAGAACTTGAACGAGTTAATgaattctttatcttcttcCGCCATTGGAGTCGCTGGGGCGTCCTCGGGAGATCTAAATTCAAGCACTTTAATGATTAACACCAAGAACAATATAGATCATCTGTTAATGCCAACAAATGGAAGGCAAAGTCAAACAATTCCAACTGAAACTCTGAATGGAGGTAATTCAAATGAAGCTGAAAGAAGTTTAACAAGAGATTTTCTGGGTGTAGGAGGCCATCATGACCAGATCAGCAGGCCATTCTCTCAGCTAGAGCTCGCAAAGTTCATGGATTTGAGCCAGTACAGTGCACATCAGTGA